In one Oncorhynchus masou masou isolate Uvic2021 chromosome 23, UVic_Omas_1.1, whole genome shotgun sequence genomic region, the following are encoded:
- the LOC135511170 gene encoding zinc finger protein 503-like produces MITSPSVSALSNSNTHLVWESINSRNNINKPFLHSVPPSDHLRQAKRVPIKVLRMLTARSGHILHPEYLQPLPSTPISPIELDAKKSPLALLAQTCSQIGKPDPPPSSKLSSITSNGSSDKESKSGPLKMSDIGVDDKSSFKPYSKPSDKKDSSSGVSSGEKTGFRVPSATCQPFTPRTGSPNSSTSASPMPSEGKCGDREDKKDSDCNKNGTTDGSGTTNSHSRISVSCGGINVEVNQHQETPGSKAPSSESSSITSASSASGLGSGLVAPVSPYKPGQTVFPLPPAGMHYPGSLGAYAGYPQHYLPHGGSLVNAQLASMGCSKAGSSPLAGASPPSIMSASLCRDPYCLSYHCASHLAGAASASQQCHDNAMKSGYHHMYPTHLLHGMHSSPQSFSGHPLYPYGFMLPNDPLPHVCNWVSANGPCDKRFSSSEELLIHLRTHTAFTGAEKLISGYPSSSSLASAAAAAMACHMHMPQSGGPGSPGTLTLRSPHHALGLSSRYHPYSKSPLPTGAPVPVPAATGPYYSPYALYGQRLTTASALGYQ; encoded by the exons ATGATCACATCGCCCTCGGTGTCTGCTCTGAGCAATAGTAATACTCATCTAGTCTGGGAGAGCATCAACTCTCGGAATAACATCAACAAGCCTTTTCTTCATTCCGTTCCCCCGTCGGACCATCTACGGCAAGCTAAGCGAGTCCCCATCAAGGTTTTGAGAATGCTTACTGCACGATCAGGACACATTTTGCACCCAGAGTATCTTCAACCGTTACCATCTACCCCGATTAGCCCCATTGAG CTAGATGCCAAGAAGAGTCCATTGGCACTGCTGGCGCAGACATGCTCTCAAATCGGTAAACCAGACCCCCCTCCCTCTTCCAAACTCTCCTCGATTACATCTAATGGATCTAGTGACAAGGAATCCAAATCCGGTCCATTAAAAATGAGCGACATCGGTGTGGATGACAAATCTAGCTTCAAACCCTATTCGAAACCGTCCGATAAGAAGGACTCGTCCTCGGGCGTTTCGAGTGGAGAGAAGACTGGTTTCCGAGTACCGAGCGCCACCTGTCAGCCGTTCACGCCACGGACAGGCAGCCCCAACTCCAGCACTTCTGCCTCTCCCATGCCGTCTGAGGGGAAGtgtggagacagggaggacaaGAAAGATTCAGATTGTAATAAAAATGGCACAACGGACGGATCTGGAACCACTAACAGCCACAGCAGGATAAGCGTGAGTTGCGGTGGAATTAACGTGGAGGTGAACCAGCACCAGGAGACGCCCGGGTCCAAAGCCCCGTCTTCTGAATCGTCCTCCATAACCTCCGCTTCCTCAGCTTCCGGACTGGGGTCAGGACTTGTAGCCCCGGTCTCTCCTTACAAACCTGGTCAGACAGTTTTTCCCCTGCCGCCTGCTGGCATGCACTACCCCGGGAGTTTAGGGGCCTACGCAGGTTATCCCCAACACTATCTCCCCCACGGCGGCAGCCTGGTTAACGCACAGCTGGCCAGCATGGGCTGCAGTAAAGCCGGATCCAGCCCACTGGCTGGGGCCTCTCCACCCTCCATCATGTCAGCCAGCCTGTGTAGAGACCCTTACTGCTTAAGTTACCATTGTGCCAGCCACTTAGCGGGCGCTGCCAGTGCCTCACAGCAGTGCCACGACAACGCGATGAAATCCGGGTACCACCACATGTACCCGACACACCTTTTGCACGGCATGCACTCCTCTCCGCagtcgttcagtggacacccttTGTACCCCTATGGTTTCATGCTCCCCAACGACCCACTTCCTCACGTCTGTAACTGGGTGTCTGCGAACGGACCCTGCGACAAGCGTTTCTCCTCTTCCGAAGAGCTGCTGATACACCTGCGGACGCACACCGCCTTCACCGGGGCGGAAAAGTTGATATCGGGTTACCCTAGTTCTTCATCTTTAGCGAGTGCTGCGGCTGCCGCTATGGCGTGCCACATGCACATGCCGCAGTCAGGAGGCCCTGGAAGCCCCGGGACACTGACCCTGAGGAGTCCGCATCACGCTTTGGGACTAAGCAGCCGTTACCATCCGTACTCCAAGAGCCCCCTGCCTACCGGAGCCCCTGTTCCCGTCCCCGCAGCTACCGGGCCATACTACTCCCCATATGCACTGTACGGCCAGAGACTCACCACAGCATCGGCGCTGGGATACCAGTGA